The following are encoded in a window of Fretibacter rubidus genomic DNA:
- a CDS encoding peroxiredoxin, producing the protein MRNTVPNVTFKTRVRDESIGGDNPFDWKDVTTDDLFKGKKVVVFSLPGAFTPTCSTSHLPRYEALYEDFKAQGVDEVICVSVNDAFVMYKWGVDQGRKNVFLLPDGSGHFTRQMGMLVDKDNLGFGYRSWRYSMLVDDCNIEKMFIEPDFGDNCPTDPFEVSDADTMLAYIKGNADSKVA; encoded by the coding sequence ATGCGCAATACTGTGCCAAATGTTACTTTTAAGACCCGCGTCCGCGACGAATCTATTGGCGGCGACAACCCGTTCGATTGGAAAGACGTCACGACTGACGATTTGTTCAAAGGCAAAAAAGTTGTTGTCTTTTCCTTGCCCGGTGCGTTCACACCGACATGTTCAACGTCGCACCTACCCCGTTACGAAGCGCTTTATGAAGATTTCAAAGCTCAAGGCGTTGACGAGGTTATCTGCGTATCTGTGAACGATGCATTCGTCATGTATAAATGGGGCGTCGACCAAGGCCGCAAAAACGTATTCTTGCTGCCCGACGGTTCTGGCCACTTTACGCGCCAAATGGGTATGCTTGTTGACAAAGACAATCTTGGCTTTGGTTACCGCAGCTGGCGTTATTCAATGCTTGTTGATGATTGCAACATTGAGAAAATGTTCATCGAGCCTGATTTTGGCGATAACTGCCCAACAGATCCATTTGAAGTATCTGACGCTGACACTATGCTTGCTTACATCAAAGGCAATGCCGACAGCAAAGTGGCCTAA
- a CDS encoding Hpt domain-containing protein — MDINDSEPEIDFDHLNQYVGGDISLTKEIFGLFKNQVDIWAKQLQADADDEIWSAVTHSLKGSARAIGAMKLAQACENAESLVGEGRKLSARQVAVDTLEIRIDRATIEIGRWEYRQTMNAMRS; from the coding sequence ATGGATATCAATGATTCTGAACCCGAGATCGATTTTGATCATTTAAATCAATATGTTGGCGGCGATATCAGCCTGACCAAAGAGATATTTGGCTTGTTTAAAAACCAAGTCGATATCTGGGCTAAGCAACTGCAAGCTGATGCCGATGACGAAATTTGGAGCGCAGTAACCCATTCGCTGAAAGGGTCTGCGCGGGCCATTGGGGCTATGAAACTCGCCCAAGCCTGTGAAAACGCAGAGAGCTTAGTCGGAGAGGGGCGCAAATTATCAGCGCGCCAAGTTGCCGTTGATACGTTGGAAATACGCATTGACCGGGCAACAATTGAAATTGGCCGTTGGGAATACCGCCAGACGATGAACGCCATGCGGAGCTAG
- a CDS encoding lysostaphin resistance A-like protein, giving the protein MLSSAPIKAYFAKADTGQNHPAAWFGVIWFTILIWMVAQLIVGFPMLMGIALVDSDWISKMPSSAMGGGSSWPVTGYLLFTVAALIIYFARDNMGSLSQRSTITAAITMAVLSLVCFGFMMQSNDAEANAFLLGYIGKSPLVYLSLLLVFPIVCAGLFIGQRVLHKRSIVSMLTAADKFRWKRMLFSMFVFWAIAGGISFVMHITGNNKADFVFDASRFWPFFVVSLLFIPLQSATEETVLRGYLNQGLARIIKNPWIVFFITSAGFAALHLGNPEIAKGAEQGTKWMTLSAYFFFGFFACILTYIDGGLETAIGVHAANNLFAAVMMGYDHSALPTPTVFRVGFNSSLDTLVTISGLSLVCIVMYLTRDKTLERSYFN; this is encoded by the coding sequence GTGTTAAGCTCAGCCCCGATAAAAGCCTATTTCGCCAAAGCGGACACAGGACAAAACCACCCCGCCGCGTGGTTTGGCGTTATCTGGTTCACCATTTTAATATGGATGGTCGCTCAACTTATTGTTGGCTTTCCGATGCTTATGGGTATCGCTTTGGTTGATTCTGATTGGATAAGCAAAATGCCCAGTAGCGCTATGGGAGGGGGCAGCTCTTGGCCCGTAACCGGCTATCTTCTGTTCACAGTCGCGGCGCTGATTATTTATTTTGCGCGCGATAATATGGGATCGCTGTCGCAACGTTCGACCATTACGGCGGCTATTACTATGGCCGTGCTATCGCTTGTTTGTTTTGGCTTTATGATGCAGTCCAACGATGCAGAGGCAAACGCGTTCTTATTGGGATATATAGGCAAGAGCCCGCTGGTTTATCTGTCTTTACTGCTGGTCTTCCCAATCGTCTGCGCGGGGTTATTTATCGGGCAGCGTGTCCTGCATAAACGCTCTATTGTGTCCATGCTAACAGCGGCGGATAAGTTTCGCTGGAAACGGATGCTTTTCTCTATGTTTGTTTTTTGGGCTATTGCTGGCGGCATTTCTTTCGTGATGCATATCACTGGCAATAATAAAGCTGACTTTGTCTTTGATGCCAGCCGCTTCTGGCCGTTTTTCGTTGTCTCGCTACTGTTTATCCCCCTCCAATCCGCGACAGAGGAGACCGTCCTGCGCGGTTATTTGAACCAAGGCCTGGCCCGCATTATCAAAAACCCGTGGATTGTCTTTTTCATCACAAGTGCGGGATTTGCGGCCCTGCATTTGGGCAATCCCGAAATTGCCAAAGGTGCAGAGCAAGGCACAAAATGGATGACGCTTAGCGCTTATTTCTTCTTCGGCTTTTTTGCCTGTATCCTGACCTATATTGACGGCGGACTGGAGACAGCCATAGGCGTTCATGCGGCCAATAATTTATTTGCAGCCGTGATGATGGGCTATGACCATTCGGCCTTACCGACACCAACAGTCTTTCGCGTTGGCTTTAATTCCAGCCTTGATACGTTGGTCACGATCAGCGGCCTAAGTCTTGTCTGTATTGTTATGTATCTGACGCGTGATAAAACATTGGAACGCAGTTATTTCAATTAG
- a CDS encoding ABC-type transport auxiliary lipoprotein family protein, whose product MIKSLNFACFAVALTTLPLSGCVSSILPDPAPADIVYRLSTQTASVAANADAAVMRVDRPAVSKALRGEDIVISPDGRRLAVAEQARWAEALPDLIQDSMLDVLSARADLVGVLPTSGARTEYRVHLTVRSFESNFDNGQGSAPLATVHYAVTFSNSSTRALLGTYDVRKTQRASSFSVPAIVEAQDSANLEALTEVADWISDVLSKTRS is encoded by the coding sequence ATGATAAAAAGCCTCAATTTTGCTTGTTTTGCTGTGGCTTTGACGACGTTGCCGCTGTCTGGCTGTGTGTCCAGTATTTTACCTGATCCGGCCCCTGCTGATATCGTTTACCGCTTATCAACCCAGACAGCATCCGTGGCGGCCAATGCTGATGCCGCGGTGATGCGTGTGGACCGTCCGGCCGTGTCCAAAGCGTTGCGCGGCGAGGATATTGTCATATCGCCAGATGGTCGCCGCTTAGCGGTGGCAGAGCAAGCCCGTTGGGCCGAAGCGTTACCAGACCTTATCCAAGATTCGATGCTTGATGTGTTATCGGCTCGCGCAGACTTGGTCGGTGTTCTGCCAACATCGGGCGCACGCACGGAATATAGGGTGCATTTGACTGTTAGAAGCTTTGAATCAAACTTTGATAATGGGCAGGGCAGCGCTCCGCTGGCGACGGTTCATTATGCTGTGACCTTTTCAAATTCGTCCACACGTGCGTTGCTTGGGACTTATGACGTTCGAAAAACACAGCGCGCGAGTAGCTTTAGCGTGCCCGCGATTGTTGAGGCACAAGACAGTGCCAATTTAGAGGCCCTAACCGAGGTTGCAGATTGGATAAGCGATGTCTTGTCAAAGACGCGCAGCTAG
- a CDS encoding MlaD family protein, with amino-acid sequence MESKANYALIGVFVLVAMASILSFIVWLSSAQFDQKYDNYDVVFQGAVRGLSQGSEVRFNGLRVGEVTALKLDPNNTNAVVASIQIQAETPVHTNSKAQLEPLGLTGLNYIQISGGTDEFPLMSELPGRGPLVIPGQMSQIDTLVEGGEDVIIGAQRALGRVNALLSEDAILDFQGILSNIRTITANLQDADLDTDIINQVLLSFEKAAIDVSAAAIAVDDAATSFDALVTNDVASVISRAEVSMAQLDKTLADFSGFAKGGEALTVDTRDAINRLSNSGITDIEETIDGIRDVVSSLNDVVTSLEANPLLFIAGEERETVEIPQ; translated from the coding sequence ATGGAAAGCAAAGCAAATTATGCCCTGATTGGCGTCTTTGTCTTGGTCGCAATGGCCAGTATTCTAAGCTTTATTGTGTGGCTATCCAGCGCGCAATTTGACCAGAAATATGATAATTATGATGTCGTGTTCCAAGGCGCCGTGCGGGGGCTGTCCCAAGGCAGTGAAGTGCGGTTTAACGGCCTTCGTGTCGGCGAAGTGACGGCTCTGAAACTCGATCCGAATAACACGAATGCTGTGGTCGCCAGCATTCAAATTCAAGCTGAGACACCCGTGCATACGAATAGTAAAGCGCAGCTAGAACCGCTAGGCTTGACGGGGTTGAACTATATTCAAATTTCAGGTGGCACAGATGAATTTCCGTTGATGTCAGAATTACCAGGGCGTGGGCCGCTGGTTATTCCGGGACAGATGAGCCAGATTGATACGCTGGTTGAGGGCGGCGAAGACGTAATTATTGGCGCGCAGCGCGCGCTCGGGCGGGTGAATGCGCTTTTGAGCGAGGACGCGATTTTAGATTTCCAAGGCATCTTGTCCAATATCCGAACCATCACAGCCAACCTTCAGGACGCTGATTTGGACACGGATATTATCAACCAAGTCCTGCTATCTTTTGAGAAAGCCGCCATCGACGTAAGCGCGGCAGCCATCGCTGTGGACGATGCCGCCACGTCCTTTGACGCGCTTGTAACCAATGATGTGGCGTCCGTGATATCTCGGGCCGAAGTGAGCATGGCGCAGCTTGATAAAACGCTTGCTGATTTCTCTGGCTTTGCAAAGGGCGGCGAGGCGCTAACTGTTGATACGCGTGACGCGATTAACCGTCTGTCTAATTCTGGCATCACAGATATCGAAGAAACCATCGACGGCATCCGCGACGTGGTCAGTAGCCTGAACGATGTTGTCACCTCGCTCGAGGCTAATCCGCTTCTATTTATTGCAGGCGAAGAACGCGAAACTGTGGAGATACCCCAATGA
- a CDS encoding ABC transporter ATP-binding protein, whose amino-acid sequence MSLTLDMTAPPVEARGILSQFGPNVIHENLDFRVNNREIVGLVGGSGSGKSVLMNTLLGLKQQEGGVVRYYGQDRRELTPEQRQSINNQIGVLFQGGALFSSLTVRENIMVPLRQHADLPLKLMRSLADMKIHMVGLPATAATLFPSDLSGGMKKRAGLARALALDPSILYLDEPTAGLDPIGASAFDELILGLREAMDLTVIMITHDLDSLFRICDRVAVLVDKHIAINDSLPNVMAYDHPWVAEYFGGERARAALNAGVKDIVSESRG is encoded by the coding sequence ATGAGCTTGACCTTAGACATGACAGCCCCACCGGTTGAAGCGCGCGGTATCCTTTCGCAATTTGGACCGAATGTAATCCATGAAAATCTAGATTTTCGCGTGAATAACCGCGAAATTGTCGGTCTTGTTGGGGGCTCTGGATCTGGTAAATCCGTGCTGATGAACACGCTGTTGGGATTAAAGCAGCAAGAGGGCGGCGTTGTGCGCTATTACGGCCAAGACCGCCGAGAGCTGACGCCCGAGCAACGCCAATCGATTAACAATCAAATTGGCGTGTTGTTTCAAGGCGGGGCTTTGTTTTCATCCTTGACTGTTCGCGAAAATATCATGGTGCCATTGCGTCAACATGCGGACTTACCGCTAAAGCTGATGCGTAGCTTGGCCGATATGAAAATTCATATGGTTGGATTACCGGCAACGGCGGCGACCTTGTTTCCGTCTGACTTATCTGGCGGGATGAAAAAGCGGGCTGGGCTGGCGCGTGCACTGGCGCTTGACCCGTCAATTCTTTATCTTGATGAGCCAACAGCGGGTCTTGACCCGATTGGGGCTTCGGCCTTTGACGAACTGATATTGGGATTGCGCGAGGCCATGGATTTGACGGTGATTATGATCACCCATGATTTGGATAGCTTGTTTCGCATCTGTGACCGTGTCGCCGTGTTAGTTGATAAACATATTGCCATTAACGACAGCTTGCCTAATGTCATGGCCTATGACCATCCATGGGTGGCAGAGTATTTTGGTGGGGAACGCGCACGCGCCGCACTCAACGCGGGTGTCAAAGATATTGTATCAGAAAGCAGGGGCTAG
- a CDS encoding MlaE family ABC transporter permease — protein sequence MNDASLQHSRINPDFALRFDGECAFITARGDWSLNTITQVDAQVSDALAGHSYNAVQYDLDGVTNLDTAGAYILARAARCDAESCFSWMIKTPNKGQQTLLQVAADARMGRPPPDIKPWYEVMVRMGMATEKFVKETYDTLAFLGQFMVIMGKLIVQPQRIKWKSVVALIEEVGLNAAPIIMLLSFFIGAVLAYMGANLLASFGAQIFMVELVGFSVLREFAVLITAILLAGRSDSAFTAQIGAMKMRQEIDAMSVIGLDTFETLVAPRAIACLVSAPILTFFAMISGIFGGMLVAWLGPTDVTPILFFARLKDAVDMNHFWVGMVKAPFFGLIIAIIGCRQGLAVSGSVNSLGQRTTSSVVQAIFAVITLDAMFAMLFLQLDV from the coding sequence ATGAATGACGCTTCGCTTCAACATTCAAGGATAAATCCTGATTTTGCGCTACGTTTTGACGGCGAATGCGCCTTTATAACCGCGCGCGGGGATTGGAGTCTTAACACAATCACCCAAGTTGACGCGCAGGTCAGCGACGCCTTGGCAGGGCATAGTTATAATGCAGTGCAATATGATCTGGACGGCGTAACCAATCTTGATACGGCGGGTGCCTATATTCTAGCCCGTGCGGCGCGGTGTGACGCGGAGAGCTGCTTTAGTTGGATGATAAAAACGCCCAATAAGGGGCAACAAACATTGCTGCAAGTCGCTGCTGATGCGCGTATGGGACGACCGCCGCCTGATATAAAACCTTGGTATGAAGTCATGGTTCGCATGGGTATGGCGACCGAAAAATTCGTCAAAGAGACCTATGATACGCTTGCCTTTCTGGGCCAATTCATGGTTATCATGGGCAAATTGATCGTGCAGCCCCAGCGTATCAAATGGAAATCCGTTGTCGCGCTTATCGAAGAGGTCGGCTTAAACGCTGCACCTATTATCATGCTGCTCAGCTTTTTCATTGGGGCCGTGCTTGCCTATATGGGCGCGAATTTATTAGCGTCATTCGGCGCGCAAATATTCATGGTCGAACTGGTTGGGTTCTCGGTGTTGCGGGAATTTGCCGTGTTGATCACTGCGATATTACTGGCGGGACGCTCAGATTCTGCTTTTACAGCGCAAATTGGCGCGATGAAAATGCGCCAAGAAATTGACGCGATGAGTGTCATTGGGTTGGACACATTTGAAACATTAGTTGCACCGCGGGCTATTGCCTGTCTTGTCAGCGCGCCGATTTTGACATTTTTTGCCATGATAAGCGGGATATTTGGCGGCATGTTGGTCGCATGGCTTGGGCCAACGGATGTAACGCCTATCTTGTTTTTTGCGCGTCTAAAGGACGCCGTGGATATGAATCATTTTTGGGTGGGCATGGTCAAAGCCCCGTTCTTCGGACTTATCATTGCCATTATTGGCTGTCGACAAGGCCTTGCGGTGTCAGGTAGCGTCAACTCCTTGGGGCAGCGCACGACATCATCCGTCGTGCAGGCGATTTTCGCGGTTATCACGCTTGATGCTATGTTTGCCATGCTATTCTTACAGTTGGACGTTTAA
- a CDS encoding dipeptide epimerase, protein MREINSTIEHWPVAGTFRISRSSLTEVIVVTVAITDGVHTGYGECRPYARYNETAHGVCAQINSLSDKLESLSTETLQDFLPAGAARNAVDCALWDLKAQQTGQSVAQMLNLLPSKTSRTAFTLSIDTPAKMQTAAIKAKIHSLLKIKIGDYDGGLAAALAIFKARPDAELIIDANEALSFEQTRAMRDRLAGYPVVLIEQPVPSSETSAFDAADMLPIICADESLHTRTELPALHKAGYRAVNVKLDKTGGLTEAVKLIQTARAQGFVIMIGCMVGTSLAMAPATLLMDYADVVDLDGALLLAKDRNPGIHYHGEFIDPAPNALWGQPRGALRLI, encoded by the coding sequence TTGCGCGAAATAAATTCAACAATCGAACATTGGCCTGTAGCAGGAACATTTCGGATTTCACGCAGCAGCTTGACCGAAGTGATTGTCGTGACAGTCGCCATTACTGACGGCGTTCACACAGGATACGGCGAATGTCGTCCCTATGCGCGCTACAACGAGACGGCTCATGGCGTCTGCGCGCAAATCAACAGCCTGTCTGATAAGCTAGAGAGCCTTAGCACGGAGACGCTGCAAGACTTCCTTCCGGCTGGTGCGGCGCGTAATGCGGTGGATTGTGCGTTGTGGGATTTAAAGGCGCAACAGACGGGACAATCGGTGGCGCAGATGCTCAACCTCCTGCCGTCCAAGACATCACGCACGGCTTTTACACTTTCCATCGATACGCCTGCGAAAATGCAAACCGCCGCAATAAAGGCCAAGATCCATAGCCTGCTTAAAATAAAGATTGGGGATTATGACGGCGGCCTAGCAGCCGCTCTCGCGATATTTAAAGCGCGCCCTGACGCGGAACTCATCATTGATGCGAATGAAGCGCTAAGCTTTGAACAAACCCGCGCGATGCGAGACCGTCTCGCGGGCTATCCTGTAGTCTTGATTGAACAACCTGTGCCGTCCAGCGAGACATCAGCCTTTGACGCAGCCGACATGTTGCCTATCATTTGCGCCGATGAAAGCCTTCATACACGCACGGAACTCCCTGCCCTGCATAAGGCAGGCTACCGCGCGGTGAATGTGAAACTTGATAAAACAGGCGGTCTAACAGAAGCGGTGAAACTCATCCAAACAGCACGGGCACAGGGTTTCGTTATTATGATTGGCTGTATGGTGGGCACATCACTGGCCATGGCCCCCGCGACGTTATTGATGGATTATGCCGATGTGGTGGATTTGGACGGTGCACTGCTTCTGGCCAAGGATAGAAACCCAGGCATTCATTATCATGGAGAGTTTATAGATCCCGCACCAAATGCCCTATGGGGGCAGCCACGTGGAGCCTTACGGCTGATATAA
- a CDS encoding sodium-dependent transporter — protein sequence MAGLPSSETVQWSSKFAFTMAAVGSSVGLGNLWRFSAELGTNGGAAFLVVYIACIIFVGIPVLMSEFMIGRAGLASSAVGSQTDLAIRSNVSKGWSGGAWFGMIASFLIVSFYCVVAAWVLNYLVRFLGNGFQGLSAESIAQQFPDMLADPLGKESGVVKAVWPYFFIFAGITTWLVARGVNKGIETAAKLLMPLFFILLIGLAAYSLITGMQSGGTAQAFSFMFTPDFSKITPAVATSALGQACFSIGIGNAIMITYGSYLPRSVSIPKAAVTISLVDTLVAITAGLAIFPIVFTHGLNSAGGAGLFFQTLPTALADFWYIGAAFFFLAFFAAITSSVSLLEPSVAYVAEKFKLTKAKAAWLTGGAITFVGLFSLMSPAFFDFIDTGLAGPILAPLSALLIVLFTGWRLSKTIIAQEIAGEGEALGRFILFFVKYVAPLFMGFVLVRGILQRYFGI from the coding sequence ATGGCAGGACTTCCTAGCTCAGAGACCGTTCAATGGTCGTCTAAATTTGCATTTACTATGGCCGCGGTGGGTTCATCCGTAGGTCTTGGTAACCTTTGGCGGTTTTCCGCGGAGTTAGGCACAAACGGTGGGGCAGCTTTTCTTGTAGTATATATAGCCTGTATCATCTTCGTTGGTATTCCAGTCTTGATGAGCGAATTTATGATTGGCCGCGCTGGTTTGGCTTCTAGCGCTGTTGGCTCACAAACTGATTTGGCCATTCGAAGCAATGTCTCCAAAGGTTGGAGCGGCGGTGCGTGGTTTGGTATGATAGCGTCGTTTCTGATTGTTAGTTTTTACTGCGTTGTTGCGGCATGGGTGTTGAATTATCTAGTGCGTTTTTTGGGGAATGGTTTTCAAGGTCTATCAGCTGAGTCTATTGCACAACAATTCCCGGATATGCTCGCTGACCCGCTGGGTAAAGAAAGCGGAGTTGTCAAAGCTGTATGGCCATACTTTTTCATATTCGCTGGTATTACGACATGGCTTGTGGCTCGGGGCGTCAATAAAGGTATTGAAACAGCGGCAAAACTTTTGATGCCACTCTTCTTTATTCTTCTGATTGGATTGGCGGCGTATTCTCTCATTACGGGTATGCAATCAGGCGGCACAGCACAGGCATTTTCTTTCATGTTCACGCCTGACTTTTCAAAAATAACACCTGCTGTGGCAACATCGGCGCTAGGCCAAGCGTGCTTCTCTATCGGTATTGGTAACGCCATCATGATTACTTATGGGTCTTACCTTCCGCGGTCTGTCAGTATTCCGAAGGCTGCGGTAACGATTAGTCTTGTCGACACACTAGTTGCCATTACGGCGGGCCTCGCGATTTTTCCAATTGTATTCACCCACGGTTTAAATTCTGCGGGTGGTGCCGGGCTGTTCTTCCAAACACTGCCGACAGCGTTGGCTGACTTTTGGTACATCGGTGCGGCGTTCTTCTTCTTGGCTTTTTTCGCAGCGATTACGTCATCCGTGTCATTGCTAGAGCCGTCCGTAGCTTATGTCGCAGAGAAATTTAAACTAACAAAAGCGAAAGCGGCATGGCTGACAGGTGGTGCGATTACCTTTGTCGGTTTATTTTCACTCATGTCGCCGGCCTTCTTCGACTTTATCGACACAGGGCTTGCGGGTCCGATCTTGGCGCCGCTGTCTGCGCTGTTGATTGTCTTGTTTACAGGATGGCGCCTCAGCAAGACCATTATAGCGCAGGAAATTGCTGGCGAAGGCGAAGCCTTAGGTAGGTTCATCTTATTCTTTGTCAAATATGTTGCACCTTTATTTATGGGGTTTGTCCTCGTTCGAGGTATTCTTCAGCGCTATTTTGGCATTTAA
- a CDS encoding response regulator — protein sequence MAHNMSHIPQNLNPQDAVGLPFKNILVADDNYASRTIMKTLLEREDCDVSLAHNGRIAIQLSAIERFDLILMDLQMPIIDGFESAAAIRKTCRYNRKTPIFAVTAYADTSITDAVKAVGMNKTLLKPFRIGDIVKAWNRSHQTEVLAKPMHADTTTFPKTGHDFALLDKTVLSPLCDAAPADMLSRLIDRFWASTEGFIERLHDDLPEAITGDASSIESFRRSAHALKGSAANIGILKGSKLAAQLQNAKPANMKPLLTDLVDCLDITRPELNSFIAIHALPTTTANPHPGVAQTPGIDAQTG from the coding sequence ATGGCGCATAATATGTCTCACATTCCGCAAAATTTAAATCCCCAAGACGCCGTTGGTTTGCCGTTTAAAAACATCCTTGTTGCTGATGATAATTATGCCAGCCGGACTATCATGAAAACATTGCTTGAGCGCGAAGACTGCGATGTCAGTTTGGCGCATAATGGCCGTATCGCAATACAACTTAGCGCGATTGAACGGTTCGACCTTATCCTTATGGATTTACAAATGCCGATCATAGATGGATTTGAGTCTGCTGCCGCTATTCGCAAAACCTGCCGTTACAATCGTAAGACTCCGATATTTGCTGTTACCGCCTATGCTGATACCTCTATAACGGACGCTGTAAAAGCCGTTGGTATGAACAAGACGCTGCTGAAACCGTTTCGTATCGGGGATATTGTCAAGGCGTGGAACCGCTCACACCAGACCGAAGTCTTAGCTAAGCCTATGCACGCAGACACGACGACTTTTCCAAAGACGGGACACGATTTCGCCTTGCTTGATAAAACGGTGCTGTCGCCGCTCTGCGATGCTGCGCCTGCCGATATGTTATCCAGATTAATCGACCGGTTTTGGGCGTCGACGGAAGGTTTTATCGAACGACTGCACGATGATTTGCCCGAGGCCATCACAGGTGATGCCAGCAGTATTGAAAGCTTTCGGCGCTCTGCCCATGCGCTAAAAGGGTCCGCCGCCAATATCGGCATTTTGAAAGGTAGTAAACTCGCCGCGCAACTTCAAAATGCTAAACCTGCCAATATGAAGCCGCTTTTGACTGATCTTGTTGATTGCTTGGACATCACACGGCCCGAATTAAACAGCTTTATAGCTATTCATGCGCTGCCCACGACGACGGCTAATCCCCACCCCGGGGTAGCTCAGACCCCCGGTATAGATGCGCAGACAGGATAA
- the rodA gene encoding rod shape-determining protein RodA, translated as MSMRRSMSGSAVSNSLIGRLYEVNWLLFALVYVIGAVGVAMILAATDGVWNQGALQHLVRLLLAGGLMLTIALIDIRVWYYSAYPVYAVALLLLGAVDIFGVTVNGSQRWLDLPFIRLQPSEIMKVAIVLALARYYHDLPRRKVSTPIGLLGALVIIGVPMQFILRQPDLGTTILLVATGFALVFLAGVRWRVIGGAAIAAMVMIPLFFKYGLKDYQRSRIQTLLSPESDPTGASYHIIQSKIALGSGGLSGKGYMQGTQRQGEYVPENTTDFIFTVIGEEFGLIGCVATILAYSALMALCLFLSTQTKHVFSRLLILGITTTFALYVFINMAMVMGLIPVVGVPLPLISYGGTVILAVMTGFGLILSAHLYRGSELPRGGD; from the coding sequence ATGAGTATGCGGCGCTCCATGTCTGGATCAGCTGTTTCCAATTCGCTGATTGGGCGGCTTTATGAGGTCAACTGGCTTCTTTTTGCGCTGGTTTACGTTATTGGTGCCGTCGGGGTGGCAATGATTTTAGCGGCCACTGACGGGGTTTGGAACCAAGGCGCGCTACAGCATTTGGTGCGCTTACTTCTCGCGGGTGGGTTAATGCTCACGATTGCTTTGATCGATATTCGTGTGTGGTATTATTCGGCTTATCCTGTCTATGCGGTGGCGCTCTTGCTGTTGGGCGCGGTTGATATATTTGGCGTGACCGTCAATGGCTCTCAGCGTTGGCTAGACCTACCTTTCATACGCTTGCAACCATCAGAGATTATGAAGGTCGCCATTGTATTGGCTTTGGCGCGTTATTATCATGATTTGCCGAGACGCAAGGTTTCCACCCCGATTGGCTTATTAGGCGCTTTGGTCATCATAGGCGTGCCGATGCAATTTATTTTGCGGCAGCCAGATTTGGGCACCACTATTTTATTGGTTGCGACGGGCTTTGCGCTTGTGTTCCTAGCGGGCGTGCGGTGGCGCGTTATTGGCGGGGCGGCCATAGCGGCCATGGTTATGATACCGCTATTTTTCAAATACGGACTGAAAGATTACCAGCGCAGCCGTATTCAAACCTTACTATCACCAGAATCAGACCCCACAGGTGCGAGTTATCACATTATCCAGTCTAAAATCGCGCTCGGGAGCGGCGGTTTGTCTGGCAAAGGATATATGCAGGGCACGCAGCGCCAAGGCGAATATGTGCCAGAAAATACCACAGATTTTATCTTTACAGTGATTGGCGAGGAATTCGGGCTGATTGGTTGTGTCGCAACAATACTGGCCTATAGCGCATTGATGGCACTGTGCTTGTTTTTGTCGACACAGACGAAACATGTGTTCTCAAGGCTTTTAATTTTGGGGATAACCACGACATTCGCGCTTTATGTCTTTATCAATATGGCAATGGTTATGGGATTAATCCCTGTTGTAGGGGTGCCTTTACCTCTGATTTCTTATGGCGGCACAGTGATCTTAGCTGTGATGACAGGCTTTGGGCTTATCCTGTCTGCGCATCTATACCGGGGGTCTGAGCTACCCCGGGGTGGGGATTAG